TTTATATCTATGCTAATATTGGAACACAGAGTGTGTAtagaaatgcatgtgtgtgtccaaaccTCCAGAGTGGATGTGAAGGCTTTTTCTCACAGTTGGGCGATGGCCATCAACTTTAATGAACTCCAGCTGGATGTAGATGCTTGTCTCAAAGGCCTGAGACTGACAGTGTGGTCTCACAGAGGGAGAGTCGGCCATCGTAGGGACATCCTGTGAGATAAACAAGGCATAGTGTCCACACTGATTGAATGCAGTGCATGGACAAATaaatcatgaaaacagcatcaCAGCAACACTTTTGCTTTGTACTTTACTGTGATGTACTTGAGCAGGTCACATTTATTATTATACTTAACCTCGAAAGAAAAACTTTGGAACAGgtgtttttaatgttttcacataAAATGTATATAATAAACGTACATGCTCTTACTTCATTTGGAAAGTAAAGAACAATTATCACAAGACACAAACCAAAATTGTCCTAAAAAGCACCGGCTCTTTTGGGCCTGGTAGGACATTTTGGCCGCCAGAGGGCAATCTTGCACATGGAGTCCTGAGAGAGGGGTACCTCTGCAACCTCTTAGACAGACTAAGTGCGGAAATGTTGACCAGGACAAAAGGACCAGGACAAAAAATATTGACTAAATGAATTGGTCCTTTTTGACTAATAAAAATATTCATGAGATGGTCTGTTCACAAATATTGTATACAAGACCCCTACTATGAAATCTGTGGTTGAATATTTACATTGTGTAATGTTCAGGCATAGATTTGTCAGATTGTTTAGTACCAGTTAAATATACAAATAATTTTGAGAAATCTGTGAATAAACATGTCACAACATATTGTGCAATATCATTTATTTTCTTCCAGTAAATTTTGGTTTCCATACATGAGTATTGAGGATTCAGAAGAAAAGTGCAGTCACAGAAATGTCTCTCTTTGATCTTAATTATTTACCCTCAAATAAATGTAGCACAAAATTACAGCAACATAGATCAAGTGAATGCATTCCCcacaggagagtgagagagagacctttCAATGAAGTAGAAATGAGAAATAAACCAAAAATGTAATCAAACAGGATTTTCTTGGTATGTAACCAGGGGCAAAGTAATCCTACCCATTCATTGTTCTGCATTCATCCTTACTGATCTTGAAATATACATCTTCAAAAATGTTGGTTCGAACTTTGCTCAAGGAACTATAAAACATCTTTAATCAGAATCTGGAAACACCAACACTGCtatttacttttattttcattatcacACACATCTGTTGCATTCATGTGAAAACTCTTCTTATAATACAGTGTCAAGGTGGCCTGGAACTACTGTGCAAGACTCCAAGTCTATCTGTGTCTCGTCATttacacacaaaatacaaaactatgccattttatttttctgtatttaATTGCAGTATCTAAAAGAAGCAGGTGACAGCGATAACTCAAATATCAAGTATTATTCTAGATCACCAAGCTCTACAGAATATGATTTTCAAGAGTCTATTTAGACTGAATGGAGTTATGATGGTGGTTTCTGAACAGTTTGTATTGCTTCTTAGCTGATACCACATATAGTTTTGGCACACCACAGATGAGAGTTAATGTCATTAAAACATaataaatatttaataaatatcTCTATAATTAAAATACTGTGCATTTTCCTATGTCTCTTAAAATAAGATATACTGAGATGATATAACTCTAACTCCTCTATAATAGGTATTAGCAACAGTATTATGCATCTCCCTACAGCTTTGGGGGCCATGATTAAATAATTAACATCAACCATCAATTAAATCAACACCTGACATTCTCCCTCAGTTCAAACCACACACGACTCATACAAAGCTAGATGCAAGAGGGTCTCAATAAATCCACAACATTTGCCAACTCTATATCATTCCCGCACAAAGTAACTGTATCCTATTCACTGTTTACATACTGTTTCACCACCCAGCCACCAGCAGGTCCAAGAATGCTAAAATATACATCACCTGTCACTGACATTTTAGATGATTCAATACAAATGTGATGTCTTTTGACAATTAGAAACTGGTACAGTAAACATCTTCTTATCTCCACTTGGATTAACTAAAattaagaaagagaaaatgtgtTAATGGTTAATGGATgtccgtccccccccccccccccccccaacaaactAGCATTTAATTGAGGCAGTCAACAACATCCATCAATCTAAATTTCAAGGATAATTCAGTACTGTGCAAAAATTTTACCCGCACTTGAAACAAATGAAACAAGTAAAGTGAAGACGgcactttcaaaataacatgaatgttttttacttgtcaACCAACAAAATACAAAGTGCATACATAAATGTttgaaaatgtaaatatatagACACTAATGTAGaaggaaaaaaagtaaaaatgcatAAAAGTTTTGCACAGTACTGTGAGTAAATTTCAGTGACAAGATTTTTTCGTCCCTACTCAGTGAGGACACATGCTTTCACTTAAACAGACAAATTAAGAAAATGTCTAAATATAATGCTGTATTTCGCTAGAGATTATGACACTTAGATGTGAAAGGTGTGAATAAACAGAGGTGAGTGTACTCAGCTATGAAGAGGCCCTATCTTTTAAAAAAGTTTCAATAGcttggtatatgtgtgtgtcaaacaGAATTCAATGGTCTTCTCACTGTGCTTTCTGAGGAAGAATTCTTCTGCCCAGGTattgtacaaaaaaaaatacattgggCAAGATCTCTCAAAGTTACAACAAAGGCAAAACATTCAGAAAGTCAAAACCTTGTCTGCCTTGCAAGACAATGCTTACAAAACAAGAAATAGATTCTCCATGAAACCCTGAGTGTAGAGATTGTTGTTTTCCCGATTCCATTCCAGCACAAATATGCCTATCAGAAATGAAtggctaactatgctaactgcTCACTTTAATTCAAAGGATCCAATCCTTAAAATATCAACTTACTTGTGATTTGTGTATACCTATTTCAGAGCCAACTGGGATTCATTATCTCACTTTTCAGATACTGTTTTTTTCATGTCCTAGTCTGTGTCTGTTGCGGGGATCTCCAAAACACAATGCGCTAGCATTCCATCTCATTAGTGTGCTGAAAGTAGAATACAATGGATAAACCATAAATACAACTACCAGGTATTAAAGTCAGAAAATAGGGTCAAATAATCTGAGATACACTAAACGACCTTCACTGTGTGGAAGACCAAATGAAACAGttcacatgtttttttcttttgtgattAAAAAATCATTTTCAGCAAACCCAAATACACTGTAACACTGTGGAGAGAACAGACAGCCAATGAACGTGCTGCAGTTTGCTACGGTTAACAAAACAGGTGCAAGTACAGGTGACCTCTTTTCCAAGTGAGAATGCCCAACCCTGGACCATCTGCAGGTGAACTGAGGGAGACGATTTCCATGAAACACATCGTATTTTAGTCTCATCTACTTTCCAGAGAAAAGgtgaagaaggaaaaaaagcaaGATATTTCATAGGGATCTGACAGACAACATACATCAATATTCCATTTTGTCCTGAAGAAATATTTCTAGCAAAGATAGAAACTGTATCTCCAGCTCAGCTGGCTTTTTGTTGTCTTCAAATGATTTAGTTCCCAGAAGACATTGACGTTGCAAGAATTTGTGATCCTTGTCTCTTGTAtcccatgcagtgtgtgtgggatgCCCCGGGTCCTCGATCAGGCCTCACTCGACTGATAGCTCACTTCCAGAGAGGACTTTTGTGCTTGTGTGGGAACTGCTGTTTCCGAAGTCAACACAGTTTCTTCAGGATATGTGTAGTCCTACGGTCCAAAAACatcaccccgccccccccccccccagccctcaaaaaaaaaagaaaaaaagggagaAGGAAGCCAAACATCAAAAGCAAGAGAACTTCAACAAAAGATAAAAAGAAAATGGTAGCCTTATGGAGTTCTGATGTCGTTGCAAAGAGCCGAGCCTATTCTCATCTGTCTAAGAGCACTTTCAATGCTCGCTCAATGTTCATGCGGTGGCCCACCCGCGTCACCCCCAGGTCTATCAGATCTTCCTTCTGTAGGTTGGGCAGGTGGCTGCCCTCGATGTCGTTCTCCATGAAGGCGTCCCGGTGCTCGCCCAGGTTCAGGCTCTCCAGCCAGTCGGCCACATCATGCTTGGTCCACATGACGACGGGCTTGGTGGCGAAGGGCTTGTTGGAGGGCGCCTGGATGAGCGTGAGCGGCGATGGCGAGCGACTGCGACCCGTGCCCAGGCTGAGCGGCGGCGTGGGCAGGCCGAACACGTCTGTCATGGTGGGCGAGGTGGCGGACGGCGGCAGGGACGAGGAGGTGCAGCCAAGGCCCGAGTCCGGCGGGGACATGATGGGGTTGGggccgtggtggtggtggtggtggtgcgggAGTGCATGGTgcgggtggtggtgggaggggggCAGGCTCGAGGGCGGGGTGGCAGTGGAGTTTGGAGGCACATTGGGGCCGGGCTGGGTGGAGAAAGTGACCGTGGTGTTCTGCTGTGTACCTGAGACAAGGGACAGACCGTCTGGATTCCTGCacgggaggaagagaggagagacaggggTAAGAAAGACTTCAACTTAAAAACACATAAGACACATAAAGTTCCTATGGGGGATATGATCAAGTGACAAAGATTTGTAAAGATAGATTTGAATCCATTTAGCACAGATATTGTAATATGATGCATGTTGTTTGTCTCTCTGTTACAAGTTTAAGAATAGATACAGTAGGTCCTGCGTGCCGCCACACAACGACATCTGCCTGTCCACAGAAAGGGAAGCTAAAGATAGATAATTCCACACCTCTAAAACAAACCCATCCTTCAAAACCTGCTTCTACCAGCATGACGCTTCTAACATCTCTCACCTTCTAATTCCTCACACAAAataagcagagagaaagagaaacggacggaaagagagagagggggataaggAGAGCATggcaagaaaaaaagagaacagtCTTTGCCAGAAGCTTCATCTTCCCTTTTTCGCCCAGGTGTGCAGACCTCAATGTGGAGCTGAGCTGCGCTATCGCACTACGGCACTGAGGGGAAAGGACCACTGCATGTCTGAGAACCACAGAACTCTTAACACTCTGTCTAAATCCTGAAATGCTCTTCATGGAGAGTGACTCGTCAAATTCCCTGAATAAATGTCTCAATTAAAACACACAAGCCTGCAGTGCAAACATTTGTGTCTGGCCATCTTGAACTAAACTGGCGTTGCCTGAGGTTTTTGGGGTCATTATCATGTTCCGTAAATAAACACCCAGCCATCCATAATAAATGAGACTGCAGCTTCACTGGGGTCTGTAGCTGGGACTGAGCAGGGCTGTGTCTACATGATGCATTTCAGTTCATAGACACTGTATGGTTCTGTATAAAAACAACTGTGCAGACAGAGAACATACGACTGCCTTTTGATTGTGACACGCCATGGCAGTGCCAGAAGATGCGGTCATGTGAGTAATGCAAGGTGTGATTCAGCCAAACATATCATCCGCCGAATCATCTGTGTTGTTCGGAGGGCAAATGCCTCTGAACTGTGCTGTAACACCCCCTCCCACACCCCTGCTGCAGAACACAATGGTTTTGTCCATGCTCATCAGACTGACGTAACTCATCTGCTCCTCAAGGCTCTTCTCATTATTAGGTTGCTAGGCAACCCCCTTTTTTCTTTCATgagaagagcacacacacacacacacacacacacacacacacacacacacacacacacacacacactaaatccaGGAGCCTACATGCAGCCCTGCGCCACGCTGCGCTGCACAGAGTGCTGAAGATGTACCTGCTTTCAAAGTGAGTCCTGGATCCCGTGGGAGAGTCTAACGCCTCCCCTGGCTTTGGCGTTTTGTCCTTGTTCATGTGCTGCAGGGCGGAGTTCAGCTCGCCCATGCCGTGGTGGGGCTTGAGGTCGGACGCGTGGGGGCTCTTCAGGTCGCCAGGGTCGCCCCAGAGCTTTGAGGTTCGCTGGGTCGGTGTTTTGGGGGGCTCCGGGGGCGCGGGGTTGGAGGGTGGGGGCGGGATGGAGCTGGGCACCCTGAAAGGGCTcatgctctcctcctctttgtAAAGTGCATTTTTATTGAGGATGGGCTTGAGCTTTGGCTTGGACATGGCCTGGGGCCGGTCCACCAAGAAGGCCTGTCCATCTGCATAGACCGTGCATGTGTCCAGAGTCTCGCCTCCCTCCGACGACAGGGTGGAGATGCTGGACACGGTGGAGACCGTGCTGGTTGTCTCCAACTGGGGGTCCCCGCTGCTCCGACTGTCCACCTCGATGCCCGAATCGGTGATTGGCTCGTACGTGTCCATCGGCGGGAAACTGGGCGGGGTGCAATTGGTGAGCACCGCGGGCCTCTTGATCTCGGCGTTCCCTGCGGAGAGCTGTGAGTAAAAGGGGGTGAGCGAGGATCCTCTCGTGCCATTGGCCTTCTGCTTGAGCAGCTCGGCCAAAGCCGCCTGGTCCTCGGGGATGTCGAAACTGTTGGCAAACTCAagtgggggaggaagagggTCAGTGAATGGAAACTCCTCATCGATGTCAACTGACgccaggggagggggagggatgcCGAAGGGCAGCTTGACCGGCTCGTCCACAGagctgatggtgatgatggtctTCCCGTGGGGAGGGTTGGCAGAGAGAGATTTGGGCATGACAGGGTGGGTGGGGGCGGCCGGCTGGTTGGGATCGCGGAGCTCGCCGGGGGCACTGTCCGAGCTGACGCCCTCCTCGCGCTCTCCATCGGACAGGCTGTTGCTGTCCTTCTTGGCACCATCTGTGGTGTGCACCATCAGGAGTCCGGCTGACTTCTGCTGCGACGTGTCCACGATGTCGATGAGCatgttcttcttctcctccggcctcttctcctccttgccGCCCAGATGGAGTCCGTCCTGCATGCTGTACGCATGCTTGGACTCGGTCTCGTACTTGGCCTCCGTCATCTGCCGGCGCAGGGCCGATCTCCCAGGCCGACCCATGGTAGCCGTGGCTGAGAAGCTCACCGCCACGTTCGACCGCAGCTTGGTGTCGATGAATAAGGGCTTGTTGAGGTCGGGCTTGGACAGGTCGCTCTTGAGCGGGAGCGGCTGCGACTGCTCCCTCATGGCACGGTCGCGGGCAGCGAGCGCCAGGGCTAGCGGCGAGTTCGGGTCCAGGGGTTTCCCTGTGACCGGGTGCACGTAGTTGCCGCCGCCCACGTTGTAGGTCTTGTTGGCGGGCAGGCTGATGGGGCTGTGGTGGCCCGTGCGCGTGTTGAGCACCTCGCGCACCATGGTGGGCTCGGGGCTGTTGAAGTCCGTCACGTTGCCTCCGCCGGACCCGCCGCCCCGCGGGATGCTCAGGAGGGAGGTGGGCGGCGCCATGAGCCGCCGCAGGCGCTCGTCGCTGCTGAACATGCCCTCGTCGATGGACTTGGAGTGCCGCAGTCGCGGGGCCGGAGTTGGGGCGGGCGAGTCGTCGTCGGCCAAATCCGTGGAGCGGAAGGACGGGGAGTTCCTGTGGATCTCCAGCCGTTTCTCACGCCGGTGCACGATGGCAGTCGCGAACGGGTTGCTGGGGCCGAGGTCGTCGGGCCGCAGCTGGCCCGGGTGGTCCTGGACGCCCGTCTCGATCTCCATGCTGCTGCCCTGGCTGCTCTTGCCACTGCTGCTGGTGGACGGCTccttgatgatgatggtggggaTGGAGATGGTGCAGGTCTTCTCCGGGCTGTCCTCCACGTTGGGCTGCTTGACCAGCATGCCCTTCCTCCGCATCGGCTTGTTCGGTGCAAACAGGCTCGGGTGGTTCTTGCTCATGTCCGAGTAGGGGTTCTCAGGCACCTGGGCTCGCCTCATGTGGAGGCTCTGCTGAGCCGTGGGGCCCGAGTGGTTGAAGTCCCCTGTCTGGAAGTGCTCTGGACTGTCCCTATAGAATGGGCCCTGCTCCCTCCACGCTGACCCCATGCCCGCGTCTCCTCTCTCGGGGGCCGTGCTGTTGGAGGCCGGGCCCTGGGTGAACCCGGCCCGGATGGTGCCGTAGGCCCGGTTGGGGGTGGGAGGGTTGTTGCCATTGTTGTACGGAGGGGAAGGTGGGGAGATGGCTGGTGGAGGCGGAATGTCCTCCGATGTGTCCGGCATAGAAAGGCTTCTGGTAAATTTCAGCACTGGAGGTGTAAGAAACTGTTTCTCCTCTTCAGTCACACCTGTGagcaacacaacaaaacaaaacaattagcATCAGCATGGAacacaagaaaagaaaacaaacactttAAAGCAAATGGGGAATCCACACTGTGTAATGGAATGGTGGCTCTTGCTTACTTGCATTGTTGCTTACCTATAGATGTCTGCCGCCTCATAGTTGCTCTCGGCACATCCAGGTAGCCTGCTCGGGGACTTCCAGGCACTGGAGGGGAGGCAACTGCCACATCCTGGCTATTGCACAAAGACTGAAGCCGACAagatcaacacaaacacaaatgtcagCACAGTCATGGCTTTTCTCATTATTCCAAGAGAAATTCACTTTGAAAACATCAGTGTTTGCGTTCCCTTTGATATTTATATTTGGCTTACTCTTACTGTTACTCTTTGGCTTACATTCATCTCAGGGGCCACAGCAAAGCATCTGCTGGTTGGCCTTGGTTTGACCGCAGCGACCCTTGTGTCAATCGTTGAATTATCCCACGGGGGCTTCTGAGTGGGTATTATTTCGTCCACCTTATCTGAAAAATAAAGGTTGCATTGCCTAATCTGAATAACAGACCTATTTGTTACCATTTTACCATTTTTAATCTTGCAAGCCAATGACCTTTCAAAGGATCCTTTGAAAAATAAGTCAAAATCGAGCAAGGGAGGGGAACAGAGATAATGACATTGACACTGGTCAAGGTCAAAGCCGTGCAAGCACTTTTTCTGACTGTATCAGAAGATGCCTCAGCTAGATTCTCAGCCACCACTGCACAACATGCTAGCGTTGCTTTAAGAAAGCTTCCCATGCATTGGGACGATTACTTAGTGTGACTTGAAATACAATCCTCTTCTTCAGACCCTCAATATTAGAAGGCTGAGCATCTACACAGAAATGGAGGAGAAGGAAGTTCAGTGCCTGACATTGACATCTGTCCAACTGCATACAGTTCACAACTACTAGTCCTGACAACTTTCAAAACCGGTTCTGATATGCCATTGGATTTGGGTGGAGATCAGAGGACTGTCAGATTCTGTCAAAATGCAACGGATAAATGTCTGTGTCAACTAAGAGTGTACGATGGGTCTACTAACTCCATTAGCAAGTTTTATTGTACATAGAGTCAGGATTACTTATATGAGTCACATGTATCACTCTAAATTAAAAGCATCTGCAATAATACACAAGACAACACAACCCAGTGCTATGTGTGCTGTACGTCGTCTTGGTTCAGAGAAAGTCTTGAGTCCATTGTAGAAAAAGATGAGAAAACAAATGAGCCTTCTTCAAGGTCTGATGCCTTGATAGATTCAAGTTTTTGTGTGAGAAGCTGTGGCTACTCACTGCAAATATGACATTACATTTTTTGCAGGTGGATTGTTGCTATATTAAACAGTATTGCCATGGTAACGTCTTATTTCTCAGTCATTCAAAGCAGTGGAAGGCACTCGTATCATAATAGATAGTTTTCCATCTCTGACAGGAAATAATCTCTTTCTAATGTATATCCCATGGCACAAGACCAATTGCCCTCTCAGTCCTGAATAATGAACAGCAATTAACTCTCTAAGAATCAAATGTGAATATTTCTTAAtagtaaaatataaaaatgaacCCTGGCAGacattttcttttcaaaagTTACATAATCCCTATTTCAAATGGGGGCATAGCTCACTAGAAATAAGGCATGTGAACGGTAGCCCAGTCTTAAAAACTGTGAAATGTGCAATTGTTTAAAGTAGAGAGGGGTGAACTAGATGTTCTACTGGCAATGCACATATTACTGTCCCTGATCTGTGTGAGCGAGTTCAAGAGTGCCATAGTCAGGGTTCCAAACTATGCAAATAACTGAATGGCCAAATGTTCAAGCTGAGTGCCAGAGTAGGACTGCACATGTAAGGTACAGTGTGCCCTTTGCTCAGACATATGTGAGGAATCATAAAGGCGACGTTAATGAGGCCGGGGAATTCATGGAATGTGAGGAATAGGGAGATACCATCCTCATTAAATCGCCAACAGCACTAAGGGAACAGCACTGATGACTGGTGAGGAGGACATATACAAGTTGATGTAGCTCTACATAAAGTATTAACCTCAGCTAAGCTACATCTGCTATATTTAGCGCTTTATTCACCGTGTTTTGACACTTCTAGATGTCTTCATTTTGCTGAGGAGGCAGTACTGGCAATAGGTGGAAGGCATTCGTCCATTTACGTCAGTATACAGAGTATTTGCATATCGCACTTATGTTAACATTTCAACATGTGGGTGAATATTTAGCGAAAAAGGAAAAAACATGGATAGTGGTTCAGAGAAGCCGATGATATCCTTAGAATGTGCCAGTGGGGCTCAATGGGCATGAGATGAGAAAAGCAGCAAGGGAACCTCATTAAGTACTGCCTCACCATGTCAGAACACATAGACCTGTGAGGACACAGTGCTGATCACTATACTGACTTAGAGGAACTCAGAGAACACATTCATATGTGGATTATATACTGAGCTTGAAATTTAAATTAAACCAGATCCATCATTCAGTATTACCCATATAGCCATAATATAGAGTGTGACtgttaaattattatttatagTTTACGGTATGAAACATGCCTATCAAACTTACCACCCCTCTTTTTCCTCAAAGTGGCTTGAACATAAgagaacatttacattttaaatgatTACATGTACAGACAAAAATGCAGtttatacatttaaaaaaatatgaaggTAATTCCCATATTTAGTATTATTGCTACTCAAAATTGATACCTAATGGAATCGCCTCTATGTTATCCCCCAAGGACTTATAGGATTTTAAACTACTAGCTTAAATGTTTCCTCATCAGAAATCTTGGACATGTGTGCCAATTGTGTTAAAAGCACATAAATGGAATCGATTTCTCCAATGAATGTATAATTGTAGATTATGTTTAGATTAGATTTATGGACAACCATACTGAAACAAGGTTCTCTTAAAGCAATCCATTAACATCCACGAAAGCTGCTTCTACAAATGAATGTGTTTTATGACCAGTGGCTGGGCCTAATAAAAGGCCAATCTGTTCCACGACCTGATCTCTCATTAGTTTTACCTATTTAAATGTCAGGGTGATGGGTGCTGAGAAAGGGCCGTACAACCCAAAGGTCATCTCAGGTAGAATGTCACCACTGCTGAGAGATGAGCAGCCCTGTTTAACGGCTATACTGTAgtgtgcatttaaaaaaaaaaatcaatgtgaGTTTGTAAGTCTGTTTCTTTGTAAGTCCTAGACTATAATGATGATATAATGATGTTAAAATAAAACAGCAGGTATATGTATTGTAAAGGGTTGTAATATACTGCACCTTCAGCTAAGGACAAATTAATGTGAACAATGACTATGTGATAACAGACATATAGCAAAGCAAACATACATAATGAGTCATGACAATGGCCAAAGctgcaaaatacacacacacagagacagacaggaatAATATACATAATGACTTACCACCTTGTTCAACTATTGAGGCACATGGGGGATAGAAAAGAAAGCCATTACAAGGTGTTGTTGATGAGTATAAAGTAGCCATTTCTAATGCTGTCATAATTAATAAAACTTGCCATTGCCTTTTCCTAAAATAAGTGGGACATGAGATATTTGATCATGTTGGCCTATGATCTGGGACAATTTCATATGCTAATGACCAATGCCATGATTTTCATGTACATATAACAGTTCTATTATGCGTTCATGCTATGGTCACCAAGTTAGTATGACATAGGAGATACCAAGTGTAATGTTTTTGACACAGCCGCAAAGCTACCTCCCTGGAATCATAAGCCAAATTTAAACACTCAAGGACAAGGAATGTTAGGAGGAACAGCAGTATGGGCCCCACTAAGCCCATATTTGGGTTAATGTATGCTTAGGAGTGACCCAAACCTGCTGTTTCCCCAACACACCCAGTCAAGTGGGCATGTGAGCAGTGACCAGTGCCCCAGGTCCCAGCAGGTGTGTGGGCATGCTCTCCGACTGCTTACCCATGTCTTCCAGCTCAGAGGTCATGGACTTAGACCGCATGGAGAGCGCCGTGGAGGGAGCCCTCCTGGGAGGTGGGGGCACTAGAGAGTAGGATCACAGagatagcaagagagagagagggggagagagagagggagggcgagagagagagagagagagacagagagagagagagagagagagagagagagagagagagagagagggagagagagggggaggaagagagagagagagagagagagagagagagagagagagagagagagagagaaagagatgggacTGCCCATGAACCAGCTTTTCTCTCAAAATAAGGCCAAACAACACAATGGCTGCATGGTTAGATTTAGGTTGCAGTGGTACCAAATGTTGTGGTATAT
This DNA window, taken from Alosa sapidissima isolate fAloSap1 chromosome 11, fAloSap1.pri, whole genome shotgun sequence, encodes the following:
- the shank2b gene encoding SH3 and multiple ankyrin repeat domains protein 2b isoform X4 translates to MTMPQSPTSSEEMAQSFSDCSAGSESESSREELQPMPRPSSGRLDPSTDSDSLLICLVIPDLQQSKSMRFKADATVWVAKQEILCTLTQSLRDVLNYGLFRPAVDGRESGFLDEERLLRDHVLPTNKGIPTLEFRYKSRVYQQPNVDEKQITKLHTQANLRKFTDYIQQHHLDKVSKFLEKGLDPNYHDSESGETPLTLAAHLDNMVEIITALKHGGAHLDFRSRDGMTALHKAVQSKNQITLKALLELGASPDYKDSQSLTPLYHTVLVGGDPSCCELLLRARASVSCHDENGWHEVHQACRYGHVQHLEHLLFYGADMSVQNASGNTALHICALYKQENCARVLLVRGANKEVKNHRGQTPFQVAIIAGNFELAEYIKNHKEADIVPFREAPSPSACTTSRRPAVRSTLSAPRVLLRSNSDNNLHVQLGHPQPHRPRSRSPSPSPASPLRSLSPRRPAQQMQSSPNGTVKTMGRGAHAARSRSPSLGRLAAGDARRQQNPPRKTSPRPSRDGLSSAETPISKRKMYSAVPGRHHVVVKSYQPQSEGEITLYKNDRVKVLSIGEGGFWEGSARGNVGWFPAECVEEIPNKANEDRPYSRADRSERRKLFRHYTVGSYDSFDASSDCVIDEKTVVLQKKDNEGFGFVLRGAKADTPIEEFTPTPAFPALQYLESVDEGGVAWQAGLRTGDFLIEVNQENVVKVGHKQVVNMIRHGTNHLVIKVVTVSRNLDPDDTARKKVPPPPRRAPSTALSMRSKSMTSELEDMDKVDEIIPTQKPPWDNSTIDTRVAAVKPRPTSRCFAVAPEMNSLCNSQDVAVASPPVPGSPRAGYLDVPRATMRRQTSIGVTEEEKQFLTPPVLKFTRSLSMPDTSEDIPPPPAISPPSPPYNNGNNPPTPNRAYGTIRAGFTQGPASNSTAPERGDAGMGSAWREQGPFYRDSPEHFQTGDFNHSGPTAQQSLHMRRAQVPENPYSDMSKNHPSLFAPNKPMRRKGMLVKQPNVEDSPEKTCTISIPTIIIKEPSTSSSGKSSQGSSMEIETGVQDHPGQLRPDDLGPSNPFATAIVHRREKRLEIHRNSPSFRSTDLADDDSPAPTPAPRLRHSKSIDEGMFSSDERLRRLMAPPTSLLSIPRGGGSGGGNVTDFNSPEPTMVREVLNTRTGHHSPISLPANKTYNVGGGNYVHPVTGKPLDPNSPLALALAARDRAMREQSQPLPLKSDLSKPDLNKPLFIDTKLRSNVAVSFSATATMGRPGRSALRRQMTEAKYETESKHAYSMQDGLHLGGKEEKRPEEKKNMLIDIVDTSQQKSAGLLMVHTTDGAKKDSNSLSDGEREEGVSSDSAPGELRDPNQPAAPTHPVMPKSLSANPPHGKTIITISSVDEPVKLPFGIPPPPLASVDIDEEFPFTDPLPPPLEFANSFDIPEDQAALAELLKQKANGTRGSSLTPFYSQLSAGNAEIKRPAVLTNCTPPSFPPMDTYEPITDSGIEVDSRSSGDPQLETTSTVSTVSSISTLSSEGGETLDTCTVYADGQAFLVDRPQAMSKPKLKPILNKNALYKEEESMSPFRVPSSIPPPPSNPAPPEPPKTPTQRTSKLWGDPGDLKSPHASDLKPHHGMGELNSALQHMNKDKTPKPGEALDSPTGSRTHFESRNPDGLSLVSGTQQNTTVTFSTQPGPNVPPNSTATPPSSLPPSHHHPHHALPHHHHHHHGPNPIMSPPDSGLGCTSSSLPPSATSPTMTDVFGLPTPPLSLGTGRSRSPSPLTLIQAPSNKPFATKPVVMWTKHDVADWLESLNLGEHRDAFMENDIEGSHLPNLQKEDLIDLGVTRVGHRMNIERALKVLLDR